One window from the genome of Amaranthus tricolor cultivar Red isolate AtriRed21 chromosome 9, ASM2621246v1, whole genome shotgun sequence encodes:
- the LOC130823751 gene encoding probable serine/threonine-protein kinase At1g01540 codes for MEDQLSKSTSIFGIRLWVLIGIAVGVAFVFFLFLISLCYISKRNSSKSKRKTQFQSQAASTNTAIIPVLSKEIQEITVANSSQNTHFHHHEPQQPDLVNGPGRIVGNENNKLKAGSGEERLQIELVGKDKFGGSGSGSSSSAARNLGDHQVPLVVPEVSHLGWGRWYTLRELEDATNGFSDQNVIGEGGYGIVYYGVLDDNTQIAVKNLLNNKGQAEKEFKVEVEAIGRVRHKCLVKLLGYCAEGAQRMLVYEYVNNGNLEQWLHGDVGPISPLTWEIRMNIILCTAKGLTYLHEGLEPKVVHRDIKSSNILLDKQWNAKVSDFGLAKLLVSEHSYVSTRVMGTFGYVAPEYASTGMLNERNDVYSFGILIMEILSGRVPVDYSRPAAEVNLVDWLKMMVTNRNPEGILDPKLPEKPASRALKKTLLVALRCVDPNAQKRPKMGQVVHMLEAEQDSSFRDDRTRTSSRTNVETQKEITALKQVIE; via the exons ATGGAGGATCAACTCTCgaaatcaacttcaatttttGGAATACGATTATGGGTTTTAATTGGAATTGCCGTCGGAGTAGCCTTCgtttttttcctctttcttaTATCACTTTGTTATATCTCAAAACGCAACAGTAGCAAGTCAAAACGCAAGACCCAGTTTCAATCTCAAGCTGCAAGTACTAATACTGCAATAATCCCAGTTTTGTCGAAGGAAATCCAAGAGATTACTGTAGCAAATTCATCTCAGAATACCCATTTCCATCATCATGAACCACAACAACCCGACCTGGTAAATGGCCCGGGTAGAATTGTCGGTAATGAGAATAATAAGTTGAAAGCAGGATCAGGTGAAGAAAGACTCCAAATTGAGTTGGTTGGTAAGGATAAATTCGgtgggtccgggtccgggtcatCTTCGTCGGCGGCTCGAAATTTGGGTGATCATCAAGTGCCTTTAGTGGTTCCTGAAGTGTCCCATTTGGGTTGGGGTCGTTGGTACACTTTAAGAGAGTTAGAGGATGCTACTAATGGGTTTTCTGACCAGAATGTTATTGGTGAAGGTGGTTATGGTATTGTTTATTATGGTGTTTTAGATGATAACACCCAGATTGCTGTTAAAAATCTGCTCAATAACAA GGGACAAGCTGAGAAGGAATTTAAGGTTGAAGTGGAAGCGATTGGCCGAGTTCGGCACAAGTGTTTAGTTAAATTGCTGGGTTATTGTGCTGAAGGAGCTCAAAG GATGCTTGTTTATGAGTATGTTAATAATGGAAACTTGGAACAATGGCTTCATGGGGATGTAGGCCCTATTAGTCCCCTTACATGGGAGATAAGGATGAACATCATTTTGTGCACAGCAAAAGG GCTAACTTACCTTCATGAGGGACTTGAACCTAAGGTTGTTCATCGGGATATAAAGTCGAGCAATATTTTACTTGATAAGCAGTGGAACGCTAAGGTTTCGGACTTTGGGCTTGCTAAGCTTCTTGTCTCCGAGCATAGTTATGTTTCTACTCGTGTAATGGGAACCTTTGG CTATGTTGCTCCTGAGTATGCAAGTACAGGCATGTTGAATGAAAGGAATGATGTGTATAGTTTTGGGATCCTGATAATGGAAATTCTCTCTGGTAGAGTTCCAGTTGATTATAGCCGCCCTGCAGCAGAG GTCAACTTGGTTGATTGGCTTAAGATGATGGTTACAAATAGGAATCCCGAAGGAATTTTAGATCCCAAGCTTCCCGAAAAACCTGCATCTCGAGCACTCAAGAAAACTTTGCTAGTAGCCTTGCGTTGCGTTGATCCAAATGCACAAAAGAGGCCAAAAATGGGACAAGTTGTACATATGCTTGAAGCTGAGCAAGATTCTTCCTTCAGAGAT GACCGAACTCGAACATCATCAAGGACAAATGTCGAGACTCAAAAAGAAATAACAGCGTTGAAGCAGGTAATCGAGTAG